Proteins encoded together in one Rhea pennata isolate bPtePen1 chromosome 27, bPtePen1.pri, whole genome shotgun sequence window:
- the CNN2 gene encoding calponin-2, with protein MSSSQFNKGPSYGLSAEVKNRLAQKYDPQKEAELRTWIESVTGQQIGPDFQKGLKDGVILCELMNKLQPNSVRKINRSAQNWHQLENLSNFIKAMASYGMNPVDLFEANDLFESGNMTQVQVSLLALAGMAKTKGIQSGVDIGVKYSEKQQRNFDEAKMKAGQCVIGLQMGTNKCASQSGMTAYGTRRHLYDPKNQIQPPMDHSTISLQMGTNKCASQVGMTAPGTRRHIYDAKMGLEKCDNSSMSLQMGSNQGANQSGQVFGLGRQIYDPKYCPQGNQSDVANATCDQSMDPPGYHYYHEEESY; from the exons ATGAGCAGCTCCCAGTTCAACAAGGGCCCGTCCTACGGCCTCTCCGCCGAGGTCAAGAACCGG CTTGCCCAGAAGTACGACCCGCAGAAGGAGGCTGAGCTGAGGACTTGGATCGAGAGCGTCACCGGGCAGCAGATCGGGCCTGACTTCCAGAAGGGGCTGAAGGATGGCGTGATCCTCTGCGA GCTCATGAACAAGCTGCAGCCCAACTCAGTGAGGAAGATCAACCGCTCGGCTCAGAACTGGCACCAG CTCGAGAACCTCTCCAACTTCATCAAGGCCATGGCCAGCTACGGCATGAACCCGGTCGACCTCTTCGAAGCCAACGACCTCTTTGAGAGTGGGAACATGACGCAGGTGCAGGTGTcgctgctggcgctggcggGCATG GCCAAGACCAAGGGGATCCAGAGTGGCGTGGACATCGGCGTCAAGtactcagagaagcagcagaggaacTTTGATGAGGCCAAGATGAAGGCTGGGCAGTGTGTGATTGGGCTGCAG ATGGGCACCAACAAATGCGCCAGCCAGTCCGGCATGACAGCCTATGGCACAAGGAGGCACCTCTATGATCCCAAGAACCAGATCCAGCCACCCATGGACCACTCCACCATCAGCCTCCAGATGGGCACCAACAAATGTGCCAGCCAG GTGGGCATGACAGCTCCTGGCACCAGAAGACACATCTACGATGCCAAGATGGGTTTGGAGAAGTGCGACAACTCTTCCATGTCCCTGCAGATGGGCTCCAACCAGGGGGCCAACCAGAGTGGCCAGGTCTTTGGCTTGGGCCGCCAAATTTATGACCCCAAGTACTGCCCCCAGGGCAACCAGAGCGATGTGGCCAATGCCACCTGCGACCAGAGCATGGACCCGCCTGGGTACCACTACTACCATGAGGAGGAGAGCTACTGA